The genomic segment TCGCGCAGCGAGTCGGCGCGGCTGCGCAGGGTCTCGTGCACCTGGGCGCCCTCGCTTCCGGAGGAGCGCATGATGGCCCCCACGTCGCCCAGCTCCGGGATGCCGATCCGGTCGGCCAGCTCCTGGAGCTCGTCCCAGGGCGAGTGCATCTGGAGCTGGGCGATCCGCAGCGCCTCCCGGATCCGGTCGAAGACCCAGCCGTCGCAGACCGCCGCCGCGCGCCCCAGCGACTGCACCGGGCCGTGCGCCGCGGAGAGCTGCAAGGCCACCAGGTCCAGGTAGGTGCAGACCGCCTGGCGGAACTCGTCCCGCGCGGCGTCCGCCCGGGCCAGCACCGCCCGGTGCGCGAGCAGGCCGGCGACCAGCGCCAACCCCAGGCTCCCCACCACGGGTACGGCCAGCCGGCAGCCGCCACCCCGCCCAGGAAGAGCACGGCCGAGGCGACCGCCGGCGTGGCGAACCCGACCAGCGCGGAGAGCCAGCACCGACAGGGCGTACTGCTCGGGGTCCGGTCGAGCAGGGCGAGCTGCCGGTGCGGCGGGCGCAGCCAGCGGGAGACACCGGCCGAGCCAGTCCGGCCCACTCCCGGCCACCGGGGCCTGGCCGGGCGGCTGGTGCAGCCGGCGCAGCGCCGGGCCGAGCGCCGGGGTGGCCGGCAGGGCCTCGCGGACCACCAGGAACAGGCCCAGCCCGACGGCCGCCCGCCCAGCACGGCGACCGCCAGCTGCCAGTTCACAATCATGCGATCGCCTCCTCCGGGTCGGGTGCCGGCAGGAAGCGCGCCGGGCGGGGCGGCTGGCTCATCGACCGCACCCAGACCAGCAGCCCGACGAAGGCCGCCCCGAGCACCGCCATCACCAGTTGCCCGACGACCGTCCCGTACGGCTTCACGTAGTCGCTGTTGACCAGCCCGTACGCGAGCGTGGCCAGGGTCATCCCGGTGAGGAAGCGGACCGCGAACCGGGGCTGCGTCCGCTTCGCCTCGACCTCGCGCCGGGTGGCCACCTCGGCCGAGGCGGCGGCGGCGATCGAGCCGAGCACGTCGCCGAGGCGCTCGCCCCGGTCGGTGAGGTGCAGGATCAGCGCCGCCACACCTGGTCGCAGACCGGGTCGGCGATCTCGTCGGCGAAGGCCAGCAGGGCGGATTTCGCCAGCCAGCCGGCCTGGAGGCGGGCCGCCAGGGTGCGTACCTCCTCCTGGATCTCCTCCGGCGCGGTGGCGATGGTGCCGATGATGGCCTGCTGGAGCCCTGGCCGGTGTTGGAGATGTCCTTGAGCCGCCGGGTCCACTCGCCGACCGCTCGATGCGGGCGATGGCCCGCTGCTCGGCGCGACCACCGCGAAGAGCCACGGCACGCCGGGCACCGCGAGCCCCACCAGGAGGCCGACCACCGGCAGCCCGGTGAGCAGGAAGGCCAGCGCGCCGGCCACGACGGCCGCGCCGAGCAGCACCTGGTGGCGGTGCTGCTCCCGGCGGCCGGCCCCGGAGCCGGTCCAGAGCCGGCTCAGCCCGGGCCCGGCGCCCGCCGCCGACCGGGGCGGCCGGCGGGTGCCGACCAGCGCGACCACCGCCAGCACCAGCCCGGCCACGCACGCGGCCCCGGAGACCAGGGCGATCAACTCGATGGTCGTCATGAGGTCACCGCCGCCCCAGTCGGGTGTGCCGGGGCCGCCGCCAGGCGCCCGTGCCGGCCTCGATGAACCGGGTCAGCAGCCGGGCGTCGTAGCCGACCCGGAGCAGTTGGTCGCGGATCCGCTCGGGCAGGTGGCGGGCACCGCCCGGCCGTCCGGTCCCGGGCCGAAGACGCTGGTGGTGGTGATCCGGTTGCCCTCGCCGACGCCGATGACCTCCTCGACGTGCGAGACGAAGCGGTGCTTGCGGCCGCCGATCGCCGTCTCGTCCTCGACCGTGACGTAGACGATCAGGTCCAGCGCGTTGCCCGCCATGCGGCGGGCCTGGTCGACGGTCATCTCCCGGCCGTGGGCCAGCGCCAGCTCGATGATCCGCTCACCCACCCCGGCCGGGGTGCGCGCGTGGATCGTGCACATCGACCCGCGGCTGGTGGTCATCGCCTGGAGCATCGGCACGATCTCCCGGGACCGCACCTCGCCGACGATGATCCGCAGCACGCCCATCCGCAGCGACACCGGGATGAGGTCGGCGATGCTCACCTCGCCGGCGGGCCGCCCGTCCAGCCCGCGCTCGCCGTGCCCCTCCCGGGACTCGAAGCTCATCACCGCCCGGTGCTTGTGCCCGCGCCGGGCCGGCAGCAGCTCCCGGCTCTCCTCCAGCAGCACGTACGGCTCGTCGGCCGGGATCTCGTCCATGAGCGCGCGGATGACAGTGGTCTTCCCGGCCCCGGCCAGCCCGGCGACCATGATGTTCAGCCCGGCCCGCATGGACGCGCGGAGGAAGTCGCGCAGCAGCGGGTCGATCATCTCGTCCAGGTCGGGCCGGCCACCGGCGATGTCCTCCAGGCTCACGGCGAGCGTGTTGTGCTTGCGGATCACCGCGTACGGGCGGTGGCTGACCAGGAAGACCGCGGCGAGCCGGCTGCCGTCGGGCAGTTGCAGGTCGAGCGTCGGCTTGGAGGTGGACAGCGACCGCTCGGTCGCCCCGGCCCGGCGGGCCGCCGCCTGGAGGATCTCCACCAACTCGTCGTCGCTGTCGGCGATCGGCTCGGCCCAGTCCACGCCGCCGCCGTGCCGGGTGATGCGCACCTGGTCGCAGCCGAGGATGTGCACCTCCTCGATGGTGTCGTCGACAAGCAGCGTCTGGAGCCGGCCCAGACCGACCAGCTCGGCGGTCACCTGGTCGAGCAGCAGCCGCTCCTCGTCGGCGGCCATCGGCGTGCCGGCCCGGCGGACCGAGTCCGCGTACGCGGAGACCACGGCGACGGCCAGCCGGGCCCGCTCGACCTCCTCGGCGTCCGCGTCGAACTCCCGGCCGCGCTGCCAGAGGGTGAGCCGCTCGCTGAGTTCCCGGCGCAGCTCGCGGACCACCGCGAAGTCGACCCGGGGGCGGGGCGGCGGGGGTGGCGGCGCGACCGGTACGGCGGGCGCCGGGGGCAGGTGGTGCCGCGCGTTGGGCGGGACCAGCGGCGGCACCGTCGAGGTGGCGCCGGGCTGCTGGCCGCGCGGGTCGTGCGAGACCGGCTCAAACCGCACCGGACACCCCCGGCGTGCTCGGCGCGCTCACCGCGCGGGGGGCCGGGGCTCCCGGCCAGGCCAGCCGGGCCCGCCGCCGGTCCAGCAACGCCCGGACCGGCACCTCCAGCGCGCCGGCCGCGCGCATGAGCGGCCGGTTGGCGCGTACGGTGCCGCCGTGCCCGAGCACCTCGGCGGTACGCGGGTCGTGCGGCAGCCGGGCGATCACCGGCAGCCGCAGCGCCTTGCTGATCTCGCTGCCGCCGTGCCCGTCCCCGACCACCAGCAGGCGCAGGGTGCCCGGGGGATCCGGTGCTCGGCGAAGTCCCGCTCGATGGCCTTGACCGTGGCGCGGGTGGCGGACAGGTCGGGCAGGTGGGCCCGGGTGACCAGCAGCACGACGGCCGCCGCCCGCAGCACCGGCCACGGTGGATCACCGACCTGCAACCGGCCACAGTCGACAACAACGTCGTATGGCGGGACGCCCCGCTCCAGGCTGGTGAAGAAGTCGGCGAAGCGCTGCCAGAGCGGGGTGACGCTGCCGGCCTGGGCCGGGTCGACCACGCCGGGCAGCAGCAGCCGCTCCCGCCTCGGCGCGTCCAGGTCGACGAGCTGGGACCAGAAGGCGTTCTCCAGGTTGCCGTCGCGCAGCTCCCCGACGGCCAGTTCGCCGAGGCCGCGCGGGCCGTCGAGCGCCCCGCCCAGGTAGCCGGCGAGGATCGAGCCGCCCGCCGGGTCGCACTCGGCCAGCACCAGCCGGCGGTGCCAGCTCAGCGTGGCGGCCAGCGCGGCGGTGGTGACGCCCGGCGACCCCTTCGCCGACACCATGGCGATGATCGCCATCAGGCCGCCTCGGTGAGCACGAGCGCGATCCGGTCGTCGGCCGCCAGCGCCACCACGGCCGGCACGTCCCGGATGGCCAGCGCCAGGTAGACCACCACGTCGTCGTTCTCCGGCGTGGCGGTGTCGATCACGGTGGCCTCGAACCGGGTGCCGCCGCCGCGCGTGGCCTCGGTGCCACCGGCGCTGGTGTCGGGTGTGCTGACCAGCAGCACCTTGTCGCCGGGGTGCAGTTTGCGGGCCGGCACCTGGCTCGGCTCCAGCCCCAGCGCGAGCTGCTGCTGCCCGGGGCCGAGCAGCGGCGCGTCGGTGAGCTGGGCCGGGGTGAGCAGCGTGCCGGGGGTGAGCCGGACGGCGGCCCGCCGGCCCAGCACCTCCTTGATCCGGTCGGCCCGCACCGGCTGGAGTTCCCGCCCGCCGGACACCCGCACCGGGACGAGGTCGTCGGCGGTGAGCTGCCGGCCGACCTCGACCGGCCGGGCCACCGCGAGATAGCTGCCGGTGGAGCGCACCGAGGTGACCGCGAAGGCCGCGCCCAGGCCGCCGAGGGCGATCAGCAGCACGGCCAGGCCGAGCAGGCCGGGGCGGATCCGCCGCTGCCGGACCACCTTGGGCGGCGCCACCGGCGCGTCCAGGGGAGTCCCGTTCCGCGTCGCCACACTCACTGCGTCATCTCCGTTCGCGACTGCGGGGCTCGCAAACCCGGCTCACTCCTCGCGCTCACCGTGTCACCACCTGAAGTTCGTTGATCTGCACCGGGACCGTTCCGCTGACCCGGCTCTGGGCGATCTCGCCGCTCTCGCCCCCGCCGGACCACTCGACGGTCCAGAACGTGGTGGCGCTGACCTGGTAGGTGCCGGCCCGGGCGTAGCCGCGGTCGTAGCCGCAGTCGGGCGAGGTGCGCCCGGCCCGGGGGCCGTCGGCGGTGTAGGGCGTGCCCGGCCCCGTGCAGGTGACCTGGGTGCCGTCGCCCATGGTCCAGACGATCCGCGTGACCCGGGCGGTGATCTCGACGGTCAGCCCGCGGTCCGAGGCGGAGGCGCGCAGCGGCCCGAAGTAGGACGCCCCGCCGCTGGCCCACATCCAGACCGGCAGCCCGACGAGGCCGGGACCCTTGCTGCGTCGGGGCGCGACGGCGACCCGGGTGGCAGCAGCGAGATCGAGGCCAGGGCGCGGCGGGCCAGTTCCTCCGGGTCGGGCGGCGCGCCGTAGCCGGGCGGCGGCCCGTCGCGCAGCACGACGCTCTGCGCGCCCAGGTCGCCGCCGTTGCAGGTCCGGACGTACCACTGCTGGCCCTCGGGGGCGGTGGGCTGGGGCTCGGCCAGCTTGTAGTAGCAGCCGTCGCCGTTGTTGAACCAGCCGAGCAGGTCGTCGTAGCAGGGGATGACCCGGCCGTTCCACTGGCACTTCGCCGCGGCGCCGCCGCCGTCCCCGCCTCCTCCGCCGGGGTCGCCGCCGCCGCCCGGCCCGCCCGGGGTGCCGGGTTCGTCGTCCCAGACGTTGCAGTCGTTCTGCCCGGGCGGGCACTCGCCGCCGGGGTTGCCGGCACGGGCGGACGCGCCGGTCGCCAGCAGCGCGGGCGCGCCGGTCAGCGCCAGCAGCAGCGCGAGCCCGGCGGTGAGCAGCAGCCGGCGGGGCGTCCCGGCCCGGGCCGGCCGGGCCGGGACACCCCTTCCTCCCCAGGTCAACACGGCTGGTCCTGGTGTCCGGCGCCGGCGCTGATCAGCCACCGGCCGTCCGGGTAGCGGGTCGCGGTGGCGGTGGCCAGGTAGCGCCCGCCGCGGGTGCCGGGGACGACCCGGCGGTCCTTGGCGTAGACGAGGCGGTAGCCGGTCGCGTCCAGGCAGTCCTGGATCTCGACGGTGGGCGGATCGGCGGCCAGGTCGACCGCGACGACCGTGGGATCGGAAACGAGTCTTCCGGTACGCATGGCGCCGTGCTCCTTCGCCTCGCGAATTGCCACCCGCACCCGGGTCAGCAACGGATCCGCCACGAATCGGGCCAGTGCGGGATGGGCCGGATCGCTGCGCGCGCTCGCCGCCCGGGACGCGTCGAGATAGCCGGAATAGGCGGCGAGCGCGGCCTTTCCGGCTGATTCCTCCTCCGGCGCCGGAATGCGCGACGGGTGCGGCGGCGCCCCCGGCCAGCGGGCGGGTCGCCGCCTCCGGCTCGCTGCCGCAGCCGCCGGTGGCGGCCAGTAGAGCAAGGCTGAGCAGGCAGATTTCCCATCGGCGGGATTGCCGTGTGCGCAACGCCGGGCCCTCCTCGGTGGCGGCCCGGGCCGCATCAACGCACTCCGGCATGCCCGGAGTGGCGGTTGACGGACCCGGGCCGCCACCGAGGAGGGCCCGGCGTTGCGCACACGGCAATCCCGCCGATGGGAAATCTGCCTGCTCAGCCTTGCTCTACTGGCCGCCACCGGCGGCTGCGGCAGCGAGCCGGAGGCGGCGACCCGCCCGCTGGCCGGGGGCGCCGCCGCACCCGTCGCGCATTCCGGCGCCGAGGAGGAATCAGCCGGAAAGGGCCGCGCTCGCCGCCTATTCCGGCTATCTCGACGCGTCCCGGGCGGCGAGCGCGCGCAGCGATCCGGCCCCATCCCGCACTGGCCCGATTCGTGGCGGATCCGTTGCTGACCCGGGTGCGGGTGGCAATTCGCGAGGCGAAGGAGCACGGCGCCATGCGTACCGGAAGACTCGTTTCCGATCCCACGGTCGTCGCGGTCGACCTGGCCGCCGATCCGCCACCGTCGAGATCCAGGACTGCCTGGACGCGACCGGCTACCGCCTCGTCTACGCCAAGGACCGCCGGGTCGTCCCCGGCACCCGCGGCGGGCGCTACCTGGCCACCGCCACCGCGACCCGCTACCCGGACGGCCGGTGGCTGATCAGCGCCGGCGCCGGACACCAGGACCAGCCGTGTTGACCTGGGGAGGAAGGGGTGTCCCGGCCCGGCCGGCCCGGGCCGGGACGCCCCGCCGGCTGCTGCTCACCGCCGGGCTCGCGCTGCTGCTGGCGCTGACCGGCGCGCCCGCGCTGCTGGCGACCGGCGCGTCCGCCCGTGCCGGCAACCCCGGCGGCGAGTGCCCGCCCGGGCAGAACGACTGCAACGTCTGGGACGACGAACCCGGCACCCCGGGCGGGCCGGGCGGCGGCGGCGACCCCGGCGGAGGAGGCGGGACGGCGGCGGCGCCGCGGCGAAGTGCCAGTGGAACGGCCGGGTCATCCCCTGCTACGACGACCTGCTCGGCTGGTTCAACAACGGCGACGGCTGCTACTACAAGCTGGCCGAGCCCCAGCCCACCGCCCCCGAGGGCCAGCAGTGGTACGTCCGGACCTGCAACGGCGGCGACCTGGGCGCGCAGAGCGTCGTGCTGCGCGACGGGCCGCCGCCCGGCTACGGCGCGGCCGCCCGACCCGGAGGAACTGGCCCGCCGCGCCCTGGCCTCGATCTCGCTGCTGCCACCCCGGGTCGCCGTCGCGCCCCGACGCAGCAAGGGTCCCGGCCTCGTCGGGCTGCCGGTCTGGATGTGGGCCAGCGGCGGGGCGTCCTACTTCGGGCCGCTGCGCGCCTCCGCCTCGGACCGCGGGCTGACCGTCGAGATCACCGCCCGGGTCACGCGGATCGTCTGGACCATGGGCGACGGCACCCAGGTCACCTGCACGGGGCCGGGCACGCCCTACACCGCCGACGGCCCCCGGGCCGGGCGCACCTCGCCCGACTGCGGCTACGACCGCGGCTACGCCCGGGCCGGCACCTACCAGGTCAGCGCCACCACGTTCTGGACCGTCGAGTGGTCCGGCGGGGGCGAGAGCGGCGAGATCGCCCAGAGCCGGGTCAGCGGAACGGTCCCGGTGCAGATCAACGAACTTCAGGTGGTGACACGGTGAGCGCGAGGAGTGAGCCGGGTTTGCGAGCCCCGCAGTCGCGAACGGAGATGACGCAGTGAGTGTGGCGACGCGGAACGGGACTCCCCTGGACGCGCCGGTGGCGCCGCCCAAGGTGGTCCGGCAGCGGCGGATCCGCCCCGGCCTGCTCGGCCTGGCCGTGCTGCTGATCGCCCTCGGCGGCCTGGGCGCGGGCCTTCGCGGTCACCTCGGTGCGCTCCACCGGCAGCTATCTCGCGGTGGCCCGGCCGGTCGAGGTCGGCCGGCAGCTCACCGCCGACGACCTCGTCCCGGTGCGGGTGTCCGGCGGGCGGGAACTCCAGCCGGTGCGGGCCGACCGGATCAAGGAGGTGCTGGGCCGGCGGGCCGCCGTCCGGCTCACCCCCGGCACGCTGCTCACCCCGGCCCAGCTCACCGACGCGCCGCTGCTCGGCCCCGGGCAGCAGCAGCTCGCGCTGGGGCTGGAGCCGAGCCAGGTGCCGGCCCGCAAACTGCACCCCGGCGACAAGGTGCTGCTGGTCAGCACACCCGACACCAGCGCCGGTGGCACCGAGGCCACGCGCGGCGGCGGCACCCGGTTCGAGGCCACCGTGATCGACACCGCCACGCCGGAGAACGACGACGTGGTGGTCTACCTGGCGCTGGCCATCCGGGACGTGCCGGCCGTGGTGGCGCTGGCGGCCGACGACCGGATCGCGCTCGTGCTCACCGAGGCGGCCTGATGGCGATCATCGCCATGGTGTCGGCGAAGGGGTCGCCGGGCGTCACCACCGCCGCGCTGGCCGCCACGCTGAGCTGGCACCGCCGGCTGGTGCTGGCCGAGTGCGACCCGGCGGGCGGCTCGATCCTCGCCGGCTACCTGGGCGGGGCGCTCGACGGCCCGCGCGGCCTCGGCGAACTGGCCGTCGGGGAGCTGCGCGACGGCAACCTGGAGAACGCCTTCTGGTCCCAGCTCGTCGACCTGGACGCGCCGAGGCGGGAGCGGCTGCTGCTGCCCGGCGTGGTCGACCCGGCCCAGGCCGGCAGCGTCACCCCTCTGGCAGCGCTTCGCCGACTTCTTCACCAGCCTGGAGCGGGGCGTCCCGCCATACGACGTTGTTGTCGACTGTGGCCGGTTGCAGGTCGGTGATCCACCGTGGCCGGTGCTGCGGGCGGCGGCCGTCGTGCTGCTGGTCACCCGGGCCCACCTGCCCGACCTGTCCGCCACCCGCGCCACGGTCAAGGCCATCGAGCGGGACTTCGCCGAGCACCGGATCCCCCGGGCACCCTGCGCCTGCTGGTGGTCGGGGACGGGCACGGCGGCAGCGAGATCAGCAAGGCGCTGCGGCTGCCGGTGATCGCCCGGCTGCCGCACGACCCGCGTACCGCCGAGGTGCTCGGGCACGGCGGCACCGTACGCGCCAACCGGCCGCTCATGCGCGCGGCCGGCGCGCTGGAGGTGCCGGTCCGGGCGTTGCTGGACCGGCGGCGGGCCCGGCTGGCCTGGCCGGGAGCCCCGGCCCCCGCGCGGTGAGCGCGCCGAGCACGCCGGGGGTGTCCGGTGCGGTTTGAGCCGGTCTCGCACGACCCGCGCGGCCAGCAGCCCGGCGCCACCTCGACGGTGCCGCCGCTGGTCCCGCCCAACGCGCGGCACCACCTGCCCCCGGCGCCCGCCGTACCGGTCGCGCCGCCACCCCCGCCGCCCCGCCCCCGGGTCGACTTCGCGGTGGTCCGCGAGCTGCGCCGGGAACTCAGCGAGCGGCTCACCCTCTGGCAGCGCGGCCGGGAGTTCGACGCGGACGCCGAGGAGGTCGAGCGGGCCCGGCTGGCCGTCGCCGTGGTCTCCGCGTACGCGGACTCGGTCCGCCGGGCCGGCACGCCGATGGCCGCCGACGAGGAGCGGCTGCTGCTCGACCAGGTGACCGCCGAGCTGGTCGGTCTGGGCCGGCTCCAGACGCTGCTTGTCGACGACACCATCGAGGAGGTGCACATCCTCGGCTGCGACCAGGTGCGCATCACCCGGCACGGCGGCGGCGTGGACTGGGCCGAGCCGATCGCCGACAGCGACGACGAGTTGGTGGAGATCCTCCAGGCGGCGGCCCGCCGGGCCGGGGCGACCGAGCGGTCGCTGTCCACCTCCAAGCCGACGCTCGACCTGCAACTGCCCGACGGCAGCCGGCTCGCCGCGGTCTTCCTGGTCAGCCACCGCCCGTACGCGGTGATCCGCAAGCACAACACGCTCGCCGTGAGCCTGGAGGACATCGCCGGTGGCCGGCCCGACCTGGACGAGATGATCGACCCGCTGCTGCGCGACTTCCTCCGCGCGTCCATGCGGGCCGGGCTGAACATCATGGTCGCCGGGCTGGCCGGGGCCGGGAAGACCACTGTCATCCGCGCGCTCATGGACGAGATCCCGGCCGACGAGCCGTACGTGCTGCTGGAGGAGAGCCGGGAGCTGCTGCCGGCCCGGCGCGGGCACAAGCACCGGGCGGTGATGAGCTTCGAGTCCCGGGAGGGGCACGGCGAGCGCGGGCTGGACGGGCGGCCCGCCGGCGAGGTGAGCATCGCCGACCTCATCCCGGTGTCGCTGCGGATGGGCGTGCTGCGGATCATCGTCGGCGAGGTGCGGTCCCGGGAGATCGTGCCGATGCTCCAGGCGATGACCACCAGCCGCGGGTCGATGTGCACGATCCACGCGCGCACCCCGGCCGGGGTGGGTGAGCGGATCATCGAGCTGGCGCTGGCCCACGGCCGGGAGATGACCGTCGACCAGGCCCGCCGCATGGCGGGCAACGCGCTGGACCTGATCGTCTACGTCACGGTCGAGGACGAGACGGCGATCGGCGGCCGCAAGCACCGCTTCGTCTCGCACGTCGAGGAGGTCATCGGCGTCGGCGAGGGCAACCGGATCACCACCACCAGCGTCTTCGGCCCGGGACCGGACGGCCGGGCGGTGCCCCGCCACCTGCCCGAGCGGATCCGCGACCAACTGCTCCGGGTCGGCTACGACGCCCGGCTGCTGACCCGGTTCATCGAGGCCGGCACGGGCGCCTGGCGGCGGCCCCGGCACACCCGACTGGGCGGCGGTGACCTCATGACGACCATCGAGTTGATCGCCTGGTCTCCGGGGCCGCGTGCGTGGCCGGGCTGGTGCTGGCGGTGGTCGCGCTGGTCGGCACCCGCCGGCCGCCCCGGTCGGCGGCGGGCGCCGGGCCGGGCTGAGCCGGCTTGGACCGGCTCCGGGCCGGCCGCGGGAGCAGCACCGCCACCAGTGCTGCTCGGCGCGGCCGTCGTGGCCGGCCGCTGGCCTTCCTGCTCACCGGGCTGCCGGTGGTCGGCCTCCTGGTGGGGCTCGCGGTGCCGGCGTGCCGTGGCTCTTCGCGGTGGGTCGCGCCGAGCAGCGGCCATCGCCCGCATCGAGCGGTCGGCGAGTGGACCGGCGGCTCAAGACATCTCCAACACGGCCAGGGCTCCAGCAGGCCATCATCGGCACCATCGCCACCGCGCCGGAGGAGATCCAGGAGGAGGTACGCACCCTGGCGGCCCGCCTCCAGGCCGGCTGGCTGGCGAAATCCGCCCTGCTGGCTTCGCCGACGAGATCGCCGA from the Micromonospora chersina genome contains:
- a CDS encoding SAF domain-containing protein, with the protein product MSVATRNGTPLDAPVAPPKVVRQRRIRPGLLGLAVLLIALGGLGAAFAVTSVRSTGSYLAVARPVEVGRQLTADDLVPVRVSGGRELQPVRADRIKEVLGRRAAVRLTPGTLLTPAQLTDAPLLGPGQQQLALGLEPSQVPARKLHPGDKVLLVSTPDTSAGGTEATRGGGTRFEATVIDTATPENDDVVVYLALAIRDVPAVVALAADDRIALVLTEAA